One window from the genome of Montipora foliosa isolate CH-2021 chromosome 5, ASM3666993v2, whole genome shotgun sequence encodes:
- the LOC138003826 gene encoding uncharacterized protein isoform X2, giving the protein MEGSQKCGNKFKLPQCNWKMSRESTCQQSRGNSGCTSVAKSKLVPKTSQASGGATNCHPSQEESVSAAGDKTATPTTGETNTVRMSLVRKRYEERRFSEKTTDIIMLSWRDSSRKQYDVHIRKWLLFCGTREIEPVHADIKDALEFLADMFGNNLSYSSINSARSALSAILQISQSHTFGEHPDVKRFMKGIYQIRPPMPRYNKTWDVNIVLQYLQSMDRATELSIKDLTLKLVMLTALTTAGREQTSHLLNLEGMVKDDSCLEFVISSNVKQSRPTSSLTERIVKLKAYPFEEKLCVFHTCSVYIDKTSCLRGQETQLLLTHQMPHRRASRDSIRRWI; this is encoded by the exons ATGGAGGGTAGTCAAAAATGCGGAAATAAATTCAAACTTCCTCAG TGTAATTGGAAGATGTCTAGAGAAAGTACATGCCAACAAAGCAGAGGGAATTCTGGTTGTACCTCTGTGGCCAAGTCAAAGCTGGTACCCAAAACTTCTCAGGCTTCTGGTGGAGCCACCAATTGTCATCCATCCCAAGAGGAATCTGTTAGTGCTGCCGGGGACAAGACAGCTACACCCACTACGGGAGAAACTAACACTGTTCGCATGTCTCTTGTCAGGAAACGTTATGAAGAACGAcgattttctgagaaaacaacCGACATTATCATGCTGTCATGGAGGGACTCCTCTAGAAAACAATATGATGTCCACATCCGCAAATGGCTTTTATTCTGCGGTACAAGGGAAATTGAACCAGTTCATGCAGACATAAAGGATGCCCTAGAATTTCTCGCTGATATGTTTGGAAATAACCTCAGCTACAGCAGTATAAACTCAGCCCGCTCAGCGCTTTCTGCTATCCTGCAGATTTCACAAAGTCACACTTTTGGTGAACACCCAGACGTGAAGCGGTTTATGAAGGGTATTTATCAGATCAGGCCACCCATGCCTAGATACAACAAAACATGGGACGTTAATATTGTTCTACAGTACTTGCAGTCAATGGACAGGGCAACAGAACTCTCAATTAAGGACTTGACCTTAAAGTTAGTGATGCTAACAGCACTTACTACCGCAGGCAGAGAACAAACCTCACATTTACTGAACCTTGAAGGAATGGTTAAAGATGACAGTTGTCTTGAATTTGTTATAAGCAGCAATGTTAAGCAAAGTAGGCCTACAAGTTCTCTTACAGAACGTATTGTTAAGTTAAAGGCCTATCCGTTTGAGGAAAAACTGTGCGTTTTTCACACATGTTCTGTTTATATTGATAAAACTAGTTGTTTAAGGGGACAGGAAACCCAACTATTGTTAACTCACCAAATGCCTCACAGGAGGGCTAGTAGAGACTCTATCAGAAGATGGATATAG